In Nitrospira sp. MA-1, the genomic window TCCTTTGTTAGTTTGTGTTCTTGCTGGGTGATTTTACCTAGCAGAAAATTTTGTGAAAAATAAATATGGTGATGGTTATTTTTGTTTTTAACCAAGGAGGAGGCCCAATATGAGTCTCGATTACGTAAAATTCACGCCAGGTTTCGGAAAATTTATGCCAAAAGAATATCGGGATATGGTCGAGCATGGTCCATTTGGAAAGAAGACTTCTGTGTCGCAAGTGGGGACGTTTAAAGAGATCTTAGAGGAACATCCTATGTGTGCAGGGTGTGCGATGACGTTGTTTATCCGATTGGCTATCATTGCCTTCCCTAACCCGGAAGACACGATTACCGTCGGGACAGCAGGATGTGGGCGTCTGGCCATTTCCCAGGCGGCTATTCCTTTTGTCTATGGGAATTATGGTGATCAAAATGGGGTGGCCAGTGGGTTGTCTCGTGGACTGAGATTGCGTTTTGGTGATAAACCCAAAGACGTTGTGGTAATGGCCGGAGACGGAGGAATGGCTGACATTGGTTTTGCGCAGACGTTACATTCCTGGTTTCGAAAAGAAAAATTTACGACCATCATGTTGGATAACGAGGTTTATGGGAATACGGGTGGTCAAGAAAGCGGAATGACCAACAAGGGCCAAGTTTTGAAGATGGCCCCTTTGGGCAAAAAATTTGAAAAGATGGATATGTTAGGTATGGCCAAGGTTGCAGGGTGTGCCTATGTGGCAACAGTGGTTCCCAACAACCCAAGAAGAGTAGAGAGTGTCATTAAGAAAGCGGTTTTGATTGCACGAGAAGTGGGCCCAACGTATATCCAAGCCTATACCTCCTGTAACATTGAATATGCAATTCCAACAGATAAAGTGATGGAAGATGCCAAAGATGTTGAGAATGATCGTTATGCATTTTCTGAATATCTTACGGACGAAGCCAAGCAGCATTTAGCTGAATTATACGGATATAAAGAGTATCTCCCGAAGCCAGCAGCTGCAGTAACAAAAGGGTAGTCTACTTCCTAAGGGAAGAATGGTTTAGGTGCTTTTAAAAGGTAAGAGAATGGAGGTTGAAAATGGCTATTCGTTATAACATTCGTATGGCAGGAGTTGGTGGCCAGGGGGTGGTGACTGCATCCCACATTTTTAGCACGGCGGTCATTAATGCTGGAGGGGAGAGCACCATCGTTCCGTTTTATGGGTCTGAAAAGCGAATGGCTCCAGTGGAGAGTTATGTGCGGGTCTCGAATGAGCCAATTTACGAAATTGGAGAAATTACCTTTCCTCATATTCTCATGATCTTTCATCCGCAGTGCATCACCCATGGAAAGAGTTATACGAATCCTTTCTATTATGGGTTAAAAAATGAGGGAGTTGTTCTTATCAATAGCAACATACCTATGAATCTTGAACCGGATCAAGCTGCGGAATTGAAAGAACTAAATGCAAAAATATATTACCTCCCGGCCACACAGATGTCGCTAGATGTGGCCGGAATTGATTTGGCCACCAACATGGCTATGGTTGGAGCAATCGGGGCAATTACGGGACTTTCGACTTTAGAGGCCTCGGGTACGGCTGTGAAAGACCGATTTCTTGGAAAAGGTTTTGTGGTGTCAGGCGGAACTGCCGCATTGGATAGTGTAGTGGAAAGAAAGTTCAAGAAAAAAGCAGAATTGATTGAAAAAAACTTAGCGGTGGTGAAGGCTGGTTGGGATTACGCCGTCGACAATGGTTGGACATTGGGAGCTTCCTCAATGGCCGACCAAACAACTAGTGCTGCAGCAGCCAAAGCAGCAAAGGCTTCGGTCTAAAAAGAGAAAAAGAAATTGAAAGGGGAGAGCGATGTATCTTGTTGCAAATATAGATATAGATATTTGTGCTGCAACCAGCTGTAAGTTGTGCACACAATACTGTCCGGAAGCCAATACGATTCAGTATGATACGGAAGCGGGAAAGGACAGGGGTTTAAAGTATGGATCGGCCTATGTGGCCGTTGATCGTTGTAAGGGTTGCGCACAATGCGTCTGGGTTTGTGACAATATGGCCAAGCACCATGCCATTAAAATGGAAATGATCGATCAAATCGGGGATGCTGCACTCACTGAAAATATTTCCTACTTGGAAAAAAATACCAAAGCGGTTCTTGCTAGTCCGTTAAAGGGATAACCTAACAAAGTCTTTTCATTTTCCAGTCATTTTATACTCATCAATCGGAGTTCAACGTGGAATTAACCAAAGAACTAGAAAACGCAATCGTGGCTCCAGGGCCGCAAGGCTTCCATCCTCCATCAGCTGCAGAGCTTGGTGTGCTGACTCCAGACTCAGGAATGGGCCTAAAGTTTGGGCATATTGTTGAGGAAGAACGGGCGTTGGAAGCTATGGCGCATTCGATGTTCACAAGGAAGAATGCCACCATTTTTCCTGGGCCAATGGTCTTATGGGCATGGAATGAACATGCTGCGGATAAGGCGAAGGCGGTCTTGGAGTTAGCCGCCCAAATTCCTGACGTATTGATTATTCCGATGCCAGATTATAGACCAAAGTATCCTAAAGTTGAGCCAGAAGAAGTCATCAACCCTAATCATCCCAATCTTACGATATGGGGTAATAAGATTGAGGCTTGTATCTTTATTGGTGTGCATTGTCACTATGCTAATTTGACCCTCAAAATGATCCGAGCTGGAACAAATTGCTGGACTTCTGCAATTTGCGCGGAACAAGGCCATGAGGATGCCATGTTCACAGTTCGAGATTCTGATGCCGCCAAAATTAGGCGAGCCGCAGCCGTGTTTAAGAGAGTGCGGGAAGAAATGGGGATCAAATTGCCAGAAAATAGCAATAATGTTCGTTTTACCGGACTACAATCCAAGGTCCATGGTGGCAAAACACACACCAATCCACTGGATTTCAGTATAGAAAGCCCTGTTGATGGGAACGCGGCGGCGTTTGGCCATAAAGCTGAACACATGCAAAAAGAAGCATGATTATATTTGTGAAATTTTTACTTAAGTCATAAGGGGGTAAAACCATGAGCGAAGCCCTTGAATCAGAAGTTAAAACCAATCCCCAAGGTGATCCAATTACCAGTGCACCGGAAGCACCATCGATTGATAGTGCAAAAGGAAGAAAAGACCCTCACGGCGATGCAAAAAATCAGCGGGTAGTCTCTCCAGAGTATATGTTTTCGGAAGCTCCTCGTGAACGGGAATTTATTACCGGTAGTGAATGTGCAAAAGAAGCAGTGAGACGTTCAAATGTAGATATGTCCGTGGCCTACCCTATTACCCCGCAAAGCGAAACATTACAGTTAATTGGGGTTTTGTATGGAGAAGGGTATGTGAAGGAATTCTATCGAGGCGAAGAAGAGTATGGTGTCATGTCGGCAATTGCCGGGGCCTCGCGCGCGGGTGTTCGAGCCTTTACGGCCACTGCAGGTCCTGGAACATTACGAGGTCTTGAACCCATCGTTTCGTGGGCTGGTCACCGTCTTCCCGCCGTTTGCATGTTTACCTGCAGAGTCGTCAATGCTCCGCTGGCTATCCAACCCGATAATATTGAAATTGCCTATCTTTTAAATAGCGGAATGCTCGTTTTTCATGCTGAAAATCAACAGGACCTGTTCGATTTTATTATGAAGGGCTTTATTATCAGTGAAAAAAATGATGTCACGCTCCCGGTAGGGGTTTGTTGTGATGGATTTTTTGTGACTCATGCTCGCGGATATTGTGCGATGCCGGATCGTAGCCTTAAGCTCCCACCTCGAGATCCTTACCGAGGGTCGGTACCGGTCCTGGATGCGGAGAACCCTCCAGCTCGACTGTCTCGTGATGCTCCAGTTCAAAAATCTAATTTTATGGCCTATAATATTCACGCGGTGTGGCAGCAGGAAGTATGGGCTGGCGTTGAACGTTCACGGAAATATATTAATCAATATATGGATGGATTGTTAGAAGCCCAGGACGTGGAAGACGCAGATGTTCTCCTTGTAGCTTCTGGGAGTGCAGCCGCCCAATCTCGCGAAGCAGTTCGACAATGTCAGGAAAAAGGTATTAAAGCTGGATTGATCAAAATTCGTTCCTTGCGACCTTTTCCAACAAATGAACTGAGGAAGCTGTGTGGTAATGCCAAGCTTATAGTCATTCCCGAGTTTAATTATGTCGGGTGGTTAGCTAAAGATGTAGCTACGGCAATTTATGGATTCTCCAACGCAAAAATTGTGGCTGGCCCACATGTCTACGGGGGAATGTCGATGCCGGTTGAAATGATTACGGATGAAGTGGAATGTGGTCTGACTGGTAAAAAGTCCAATACAGTTCCTCCTTCAGCCATTATGGGTGCGGCCGATCCGAAGGCCGTTGCAGAATTTATGAAAAGTATTTAATTCAATTGTCCAACAATTGAGAATTCTAAGGCCCGCCCCAAAGAAATTGGGGCGGGCCTTTCTGTATCATTTCAACTATTCAGGACAATATACCTTCTGTGAAACCGGGAAGAATTCTCGTAACCAATGATGATGGCATTGGTTCGCCTGGCATTCTGGCCCTTGCCAAAGCCATGAAGGCATTGGGACAAGTTTGGGTTGTCGCCCCAGAGAAAACACAGAATGCAGTAGGGCGGGGGATGACGCTGCATAAACCATTGCGGGTAAGGCAAATTCGGCCGCGGTGGTATGCCGTGAATGGGACTCCGGCAGATTGTGTCACTCTGGCCATTTGCAAGCTTTTAGAAACGAACGTGCCTGTTCTTGTGGTCTCGGGAATTAATAAGGGGTGGAATCTGGGAGATGACGTCACCAACTCGGGTACGGTGGCAGGCGCGTTGGAAGGCATGCTCCATGGTATTCCATCCCTGGCAGTGTCCTTAGAAGATTGCCCAAAAGCATCCTATGCAATGGCTGCCCATTATGCGGTTCAACTGGCGGAGCGGATTTTAAAATCAGGTTTGCCGGAAGGGACGATTCTCAATGTGAATGTTCCTGGCTCAAGAATGGAAGCGATTGCCGGCCTACAGTTCACGAGTTTGAGCCAACGACGGTATCATAAGCCAGTGGTGGAAAAAATTGACCCCAGGGGAGTGTCCTATTTCTGGATCGCTGGGGAACGACAATCGTGGGCCAGAAAAAAACCCTCCGACCATGATGCGATGGAAAAGAACCTGGTTTCAGTCACTCCTTTGCATTTAGATTTAACGGATTACGTGGCGCTCAATAGGCTGAAGAGTTGGGTAAAAACTTTTTCACCCAAAAAAGGAACTCATGTTTCATCTGTTCGGAAATTGACGAAAATAAAAAGGGATTGATAATCCTCTAGCCCATTTTGGTAAATATTATCTATTAGCTTTTGGTTCCATTGCCATGGACTTGGTCAAACAATTATATGACTGGATGCTGTCCTGGGCTGATTCGCCCTATGGAGTTCCTGCACTCTTTGGCTTGGCTTTAGCCGAATCCTCATTCTTCCCGCTCCCTCCTGATGTGTTATTAATTGCCATGACGCTTGGCAGTCCTGTAAATGCCTGGTGGTTTGCCACGGTGGCTACAGTTGGGTCAGTTCTTGGAGGGGCTTTGGGTTATGGTATTGGTTGGTATGGAGGGCAACCCGTTTTAAAAAAAATCATGGGGCAAGATCGAATGGATCTTGTGCATCAGTATTTTCAACGGTATGAAGGCTGGGCAATCCTTATTGCCGGATTCACCCCAATCCCTTATAAAATTTTTACGATAGGGGCCGGAGCCTTTTATGTTGATTTCAAAACCTTTATGGTGGCTTCGATAGTGAGTCGAGGCGGGCGTTTTTTTCTGGTGGCGGGCGCCATTCAATTCTTCGGCCCATGGATAAAAGATAGCATCGAAAAATATTTCAATCTTTTCTCAATCGTATTCATCGTTCTGTTGATCCTGGGTTTTTGGATTGTGAAACATCAGGGACAAAAACTAGCACAAAAGACTTCTACCTGAGAGCTATAAATAATGTCGATTGTTCTCTATAACACCCAGACCAAGAAAAAGGATATCTTTGTTCCGTTGATCCCAGGGCAGATCAGCATGTACGTCTGCGGTGTGACCGTCTACGATGATTGCCATCTAGGCCATGCTCGAAGTGCACTGACTTTCGACATGATCCGACGCTATTTTGAATTTGCTGGCTACAAAGTGAAATATGTGAGGAACTTCACCGATATCGACGACAAAATCTTAAATCGTGCCAAACAAGAAGATGTCCCCTGGCAGGAAATCAGCCACCGGTATATTCAGAATTTTCACCGAGACATGGGGGCATTGGGCATTAGGAAGCCCTCCGCAGAACCTCGAGCCACCGAACATATTCAGGATATACTTCACATGGTTGAAGGCTTGATTCACAAGGGCGTGGCCTATCAGCTAGAAGGGGATGTCTATTTTTCCGTCAAGAATTTTTCCTCTTATGGCCAACTGTCCGGAAAAAAATTGGAAGAACTACAGGCCGGCGCCAGGATTGAGGTTAATACCCGAAAACAAGATCCCATGGATTTTGCCTTATGGAAAACTGCAAAGCCTGGTGAACCTGGATGGGACAGCCCCTGGGGAAAGGGACGTCCTGGGTGGCATATCGAATGCTCGGCGATGTCAGTGGCTGAGCTAGGCCCCACCTTTGATATTCATGGTGGGGGTAAGGATCTCATATTCCCTCATCATGAAAATGAAATTGCCCAATCCTCTGCCTATACGGGCAAGGAGTTTGCGCGGTTTTGGGTACATAACGGGTTTGTGACCGTGGACAAAGAAAAAATGTCAAAATCGCTTGGCAATTTTTTCACTATACGCGAGATTTTTGACAAATCGCCGCATTCCGAACCCGTTACCGCTGAATGCCTACGTTATTTGTTTTTATCAACACATTACCGAAACGATCTGAGTTTTTCAGATCATTCCATCAACGAAGCAAAAGCAGCATTAGATAATTTTTATGGATTATTTCAACGGCTTGAGGAATCTAGTTCTAAGCCTGAAATTGAGAGTGCCCAGGATTGGGAAACTCCTTTCAAAGACTTTACTGAGAAATTCACATTGGCCATGAATGATGATTTTAATACACCAAAGGCCCTGGGAGCATTTAATGAAATTCGAGGCACTATTAATAGATTGCTTGGCAAGGGACTGTCTGATAATTCGCAGAAAATCATCTTGGAAACCCTTAAAGTCTATGGGGAAACCCTGGGTCTATTTCAAATTACAGTGAGTAAATGGAATTTAATTGTAGGCAGCCTGGGAGTGGCTAAATCTGAGGAGACCGCTCTTCCTATCAACGGCATTGTTGGTACAACTGATAAATGGATCGAAGAAAAAATCCGCCTACGCAATGAAGCCCGTGCCCAGAAAGATTTTTCTACCGCCGATACCATCAGAAAAGAATTAGCCGAACAAGGCATCATCCTGGAAGACCGATCCGATGGCACCACACGATGGAAGCGATGAACCCCCGGCAACGGTGTACGGGTTTCATGCGGTTCTAGAATCTCTCCACTCGCAGTCTCGGCCCGTCCAACGAATTTGGACTCTTCGGGCTGATGGCCGATTTCTTCCCATTGTAAAATTGGCAAGGGAACGTGGTATTTCCCTGGCCGTCGAATCACGGGAGCGTTTAGATCGCTTAGCTGGTGATCGACATCATCAGGGCGTGGTAGCTCAGGTTTCCGCCAAAGAGTATCTGGAGGGAGAGGAGTTGCTGGACCTCCTTTCTCTTAGACCGATTCCTGCCTTATTAGTGGTGTTAGATCAAATTCAGGATCCACATAATTTAGGCGCGATTGTCCGTTCGGTAGAGGCGGCCGGTGGAGATGGAATTGTTATCCCTAAGCACCGGGCCGTGGGGCTGACGGGGGGGGTTGCCAAATCATCCGCTGGAGCTTTAGAGCATGTCTCAATTGCGCGGGTAGCCAATACGGGGAAGTTTCTCGAAACATGTCAGAAGCGGGACATCAGGACCGTGGCATTGGTCCCGGAAGGAGTTGAACCCTATTCAGAGGTCGACTACCTGGAGCCTGTCGCACTGGTGTTTGGAAGTGAAGGAGAAGGAATCCGGCCGATTGTCCTGAAAAAATGCGACCAACAAGTGAGGATACCGATGTTTGGAAAAATGAACTCGCTGAATTTGTCAGTTGCCGTAGCAGTGACACTCTTTGAGGCAGTTCGCCAACGGACTCAGAAACGATAAGAGCCATGAACAAACTATTTTATCTGAATCAGGCCTTCCTGAATTGCGGCATTGAGCAGTTGGGCGGCATTAGAAACCCGAACTTTCTTCATCATATTGGCCCGGTGGGCTTCGACTGTTTTGACGCTAATTTTTAACTGCTGTGCAATTTCTTTATTCTTCAATCCTGACCAGATGAGTTGCAGGATTTCTTGCTCGCGTTGAGTCAGCGCCTCCGGGCGTTTTCGCTTAATAGGCGGCATGTCCAATTTTTCCGGTTTCAGTTGGTTGGTCATGGGTACCTCAGGCATTTTCTCTAGGCGAATTATCTAAGGGAGAATATCAGGTCATTTTAGGATTGTAAACCGAAAGCGTACGTAAACTCACCCTAGTCGAATTAACTACGGAATATGTGACTTTTATGTTTCACTGGATTGTTTGGCCGAGCGTCTTTATTCTGGGAACGATCTTTGGAAGTTTTTTGACAGTATGTGTGCACAGAGTACCAAAGGGACAATCAGTGGTGGCTCCTCGGTCGGCATGTCCTCATTGCGGAAGGCAGATATGCTGGTATGACAATGTTCCTCTTTTGAGCTTTGTCTGGTTGCTGGGGAGGTGTCGTTCTTGCCATGGGGATATACCCCCAAGGTATCCCATTATTGAGTTGGCCAATGGCTTAGGCTATCTCCTGGTGGTGTGGCGGTTTGGGCTTACGTGGCCAACGCTTGTGTATGCGGGATTAGTATCAGTGTTCCTTGTGGTGGCCTGGATTGATTGGGACCACAAAATCATTCCGGATGTGATTACATTGCCGGGAATTGTGGTTGGCTTCTTATGCGCATCTTTCCTGTTACCGACAGGCTGGGGCAATTCGCTTGTGGGTATTTTAGTGGGGGGCGGGTTTTTACTAGCTCTTGCGTGGGTCAGCCCCTTCTTGTTCGGGAAAGAAGGCATTGGGGGAGGCGATATAAAATTTTTGGCCATGGTTGGAGCTTTTTTGGGATGGCAACAGGCCATACTCACCTTGATGGTGGGATCAGTGGTGGGAGCGGTTATCGGGATAGTGTTGCTGGCCACGAGGGTTCTTCAAAAAGGCCAATACATTCCTTTCGGACCCTATTTAGCGCTCGGGGGCCTGATCGCGGTGGTATGGGGAACGGAATTATGGCACTGGTATTTTCATGGCTTGTTATAAGTACCCAACGAATCCTGTAAGGCAGGTACGACCACATGGAGTCGGTTCAAGTCGTCACTGTAAGAGGGATAAGAGGGTTGAAGAGGTCTCTTTGGTGTACCAGAGGTTTTACCCTCACTGAATTGATTATCGTGCTTGGCATTATCGGGGTCGTCTTGATGTTAGCCCAAACCTGGTTGGTATCCCAGTTACCTCATTGGCGATTGAATGGAGCAACCAGACAGGTGACCTCCGACCTTTTAGGAGCAAAAATGAAGGCGGTGGTTGAGCGGAATAGGCAACGAGTCTTCTTTCAGGATAGTCATCGGTATGAGTTATTGGATGATGATAACAATAATGGAAAGTCCGACCCAGGTGAGCATCTTGTCACTCGCGATATTCAAGAAAGCTATCGAGATGTCAAATTGACGGCATCCAACAATCCCTCCTTTCTGCCAAGAGGAACGGCGTCCAGCTTAGCTTCTATTACACTTTCCAATTCTGCCGGAAAGCGAATTATTACCGTCAGCATTACCGGACGGGTAAAAGTGAAGTCTTAAATGAACGCCAACATTCATGAGCGATATCCGGTAGGGGTGTGTCTTCGTGATCAACGAGGGTTCTCTTTATTAGAAGTGCTCATGGCTTTGGTGGTGGTTTTCATGGCACTCCTTGGTTTTGCAGGCTATTCCGTTGTTGCCCATACAGGCATGTCCGCAAGTGAAAAAATGACCAGAGCTGTCACACTCGCCCAGGAAAAAATAGAAGACGTGCGTCGGGGTGGAGTGCCTATTTCGTTAACCGACCCATGGATCAATTCAGAACCCTATGGCTCGATTGCCGGTGCGATGCATCATCAACGCACAGTCATCATTCAACCGCACACTCCATTAGCCGGGTTGCACACGGTCACCGTCGAAGTGCGATGGGACCATGATGCGCATTCCACCGCACTGACCACCTTTCTCACCCGGTAAGAATGAATAAGCAGATACCAGGTATTTCAAAATGGTCCCAGCAGGGATATACGCTTGTTGAGGTTGTGGTTGCCCTGGGACTGAGTCTCCTGACGGTGAGTGTGGTCTATGCCCTGTATATTCAAGAACTCAAGGCTCAGGGCGTGCGAGAGCATGTCTTGGACATGCAGCAACAGGCTCGTGTGGTGGTAGATTTGGTGACCAGGGAAATCCTGATGGCCGGCTATGATCCCCGAGGAGTGAATCATGATTCCGATCTTACAAATGATTTTGAAGGCATCACGTATGATCCAGGCAAGCTCTCTATTAAGGCCGATTTGAATGGAAATGGCTTCATCAGCGATGCCAATGAATCAATCGTTTTTGTCTATGATGCCACGACCCACCTGCTCCGGCGTAATACCGGTGGAGGTAATCAACCGTTTGGTGAGGACATTGAAGCGTTTGTCATAGACTATCTTGATCAGGGTGGAAACCCTACCACGAATTCCAAAGCCATACGACAAGTGGGAATTTCGGTGACAGCTCGAACGTCACGGCCTGATCCACAGTATGCCAAGAACGGTGGATATCGAACAGTAACTCTCCACTCCCGAATTACGGTAAGAAATAGACAATCATGATCGGACAAAATAGGCATGTAGGAATAAGGCCTTGTCTTAACTCCATGGGTGGAGCGCTCATTGCCGCCTTGTTGTTGGTCGCTATTTCCACAATAATGGGTGCGACGATTCTGTTTGCCACGTCCACCGATTTACAAATCAGTGGAAATTTCCGAAGGTCGATGGCCACGTTCTATGCCGCAGAGGCGGGCATCGCAGAAACCGCCATTCGTTTAGGTGGTTCCTCTCTATCAAATTCAGGGCATCTCGGCGATCCTTCTCCCATCTTGCAAGCAAATTGGTCTGCCTATGTGTTGTCCACCTCCGACTGGAAATCACAGGATGATCAGGAATATTCAGGGCTGTTCACCAACTATTTCCCTCTGAATGGAAATCTCAGCAATACGGCAGTTCTTCCCAATAGTGTGCAAACGACTCTTCCTTATTGGACTAAGATTCGTCATAAAACCGAGTATGATGCGGAACGGGCGGGGCACAGTTCTCTGACCCCTCACTATCAAGATGAGGATGGAAGCACCGCGACCCATTCCACTAATAACCGAGGCAACGTGGTCTTCTTTGGATTTGCGACAGGAAGCGGACTGATGCCCACGTCATTTACGGCAGCAAATCCCACACCATATTCTCCCGTCGAAATCATCATCAGCCAGGGTCAGGTAGAAGGAGCCATCTCCCTGATTCAGGTGGAGGTGGCGCACCCCTCTGGCCCCCCATTGCTGGCACCGGTATATGCGAATAGTCAGGTCGTATTTGCTGGCGGAACCGCTGTCGTGGAAGGCTTTGATACCTGTGGCCTCCTGCCAGGAGGAAGGCCTCCAGTGTGGTTGGGCCCTGCAGGTGCATTGGCAGGAACTGCCACTTTCACAGGTAATCCTCCGATGCCACAAGTGGGCATGGATGCCCTGGATTTGGTGAATACTCTGGATAGCCTCAAGCGAGGCGCGCAGGTTATTTCAGGAGATCTTATCGGTGTGAATATTGGGGCGCCGGGGAATCCTGCCCAGTTGTATGCCGAACCGCTTGCAGGGGGATTTTCGAGCCGGCTTGCCATTCAGAATCTCAATGGATATGGCATCCTGTTGGTAAGGGGGAACCTGAACATTTCCTCCCCTTTTCATTGGGAAGGCCTCATCGTCGTTACTGGACAAGTCACGTTTGATGGTGGAATCGGGACTTCAGTCATTCAGGGTGCCCTCTTGGCGGATCAGGTGCAGATACTGAATGGCGAGGTGAAGATGACTTTGGATACCTGTCCGATCGGCGCGTCCCTTCGGGTGCTTCCTGTTGCTACCCTCAGTTGGCAACAACTCCTCTAAGGTCTCTCTAAGACTTTCCAATTTCTCGACTGATACATCTCAATAAAATTCCTTGCAAGACTTCCTCTCAATAATCCCACTCACTTCCTGTTTCTAGTGGAGTTTTACTTTTCGGTTAAAGTTTCTCGCAAACTTCCCCTTTTTCCGCATCTTGCATGAGACTTTTGATTCGTATCCACATGGGTCCTTTGATTGATTGCAGAAGTGTGAAACCATTCTTACAATGCCTTACTTCTTGTCACGGCATGGGGATTGGTTTACAAATTTCATTCTCTACCTGGTGGGTGAGATCCTAAATGATGTGCTTGGAGCGAGGTCTTTGCAGGAAAAAATGTGTTCATAGTTAACTTTTAACGGGGTAAATGCCATGAGTGTACAACCAGACATTATTTACACGAAAGTTGATGAAGCGCCTGAGCTGGCCAGCGGATCGTTTCTTCCAATCATTCAGTCTTTTGCTAAAGCGGCAGGTGTGACTGTTGGCACCAAAGATATCTCTCTTGCGGGAAGAATTCTTGCGCAATTTCCTGACAAACTCAAGCCGGAGCAACGGCAACCGGATGATTTGGCGCTATTAGGTGAAATGGTTGAGAAGCCCGATGCCAACGTCATTAAATTGCCGAACATCAGTGCATCCCTCCCACAAATTAAGGGTGCAATTACTGAATTGCAATCTCAGGGTTATGCGATTCCTGACTATCCGGAAAATCCTAAAACCGATGACGAAAAGGACATTAAAGCCAGATATGACAAAGTAAAAGGAAGCGCGGTCAACCCCGTATTGCGGCAGGGGAATTCCGATCGTCGGGCTTCAGCTTCGGTCAAGCAGTATGCCAAAAAGAACCCTCATAGGATGGGAAAGTGGACTAAAGAGTCGCGAACCCATGTGGCCCACATGTCCGACGGAGATTTTTTCGGTAACGAAAAATCAGCGACCATCACGGAGCAAGCGGCTGGCAAGGGACGCATTGAATTCATGGCGAAAGATGGAACGGTCAAGGTATTGAAAGATAATGTGGTTTTCGACGAAGGCGATGTGGTCGATACCACGAAAATGAGCGTGAACGCGTTGCGAGAATTCTTTAAGGAGCAAATTGCAGACGCCAAAAAGAGCGGCATTCTGTTGTCGTTGCACTTGAAGGCGACCATGATGAAAGTGTCGGATCCCATCATGTTCGGCCATGCCGTGACGGTCTTTTTTGAAAATGTGTTTAAGAAGCATGAGCAGGTCTTTAGTGAACTGGGGGTGAATCCGAACAATGGGCTTGGGGATGTGTATGCCAAAATTGGCAAATTGCCCGCCGCCCAACAAGAGGAGATCAAAGCGGACATTCAGGAGGCACTGAAGAATGGCCCTGCTTTGGCAATGGTGGATTCTGACAAGGGTATTACGAATCTTCATGTGCCGAGTGACATCATCATTGATGCCTCGATGGCGG contains:
- a CDS encoding thiamine pyrophosphate-dependent enzyme, with the protein product MSLDYVKFTPGFGKFMPKEYRDMVEHGPFGKKTSVSQVGTFKEILEEHPMCAGCAMTLFIRLAIIAFPNPEDTITVGTAGCGRLAISQAAIPFVYGNYGDQNGVASGLSRGLRLRFGDKPKDVVVMAGDGGMADIGFAQTLHSWFRKEKFTTIMLDNEVYGNTGGQESGMTNKGQVLKMAPLGKKFEKMDMLGMAKVAGCAYVATVVPNNPRRVESVIKKAVLIAREVGPTYIQAYTSCNIEYAIPTDKVMEDAKDVENDRYAFSEYLTDEAKQHLAELYGYKEYLPKPAAAVTKG
- a CDS encoding 2-oxoacid:acceptor oxidoreductase family protein, which codes for MAIRYNIRMAGVGGQGVVTASHIFSTAVINAGGESTIVPFYGSEKRMAPVESYVRVSNEPIYEIGEITFPHILMIFHPQCITHGKSYTNPFYYGLKNEGVVLINSNIPMNLEPDQAAELKELNAKIYYLPATQMSLDVAGIDLATNMAMVGAIGAITGLSTLEASGTAVKDRFLGKGFVVSGGTAALDSVVERKFKKKAELIEKNLAVVKAGWDYAVDNGWTLGASSMADQTTSAAAAKAAKASV
- a CDS encoding pyruvate ferredoxin oxidoreductase gives rise to the protein MYLVANIDIDICAATSCKLCTQYCPEANTIQYDTEAGKDRGLKYGSAYVAVDRCKGCAQCVWVCDNMAKHHAIKMEMIDQIGDAALTENISYLEKNTKAVLASPLKG
- a CDS encoding carbon monoxide dehydrogenase beta subunit family protein; this translates as MLTPDSGMGLKFGHIVEEERALEAMAHSMFTRKNATIFPGPMVLWAWNEHAADKAKAVLELAAQIPDVLIIPMPDYRPKYPKVEPEEVINPNHPNLTIWGNKIEACIFIGVHCHYANLTLKMIRAGTNCWTSAICAEQGHEDAMFTVRDSDAAKIRRAAAVFKRVREEMGIKLPENSNNVRFTGLQSKVHGGKTHTNPLDFSIESPVDGNAAAFGHKAEHMQKEA
- a CDS encoding transketolase C-terminal domain-containing protein, whose translation is MFSEAPREREFITGSECAKEAVRRSNVDMSVAYPITPQSETLQLIGVLYGEGYVKEFYRGEEEYGVMSAIAGASRAGVRAFTATAGPGTLRGLEPIVSWAGHRLPAVCMFTCRVVNAPLAIQPDNIEIAYLLNSGMLVFHAENQQDLFDFIMKGFIISEKNDVTLPVGVCCDGFFVTHARGYCAMPDRSLKLPPRDPYRGSVPVLDAENPPARLSRDAPVQKSNFMAYNIHAVWQQEVWAGVERSRKYINQYMDGLLEAQDVEDADVLLVASGSAAAQSREAVRQCQEKGIKAGLIKIRSLRPFPTNELRKLCGNAKLIVIPEFNYVGWLAKDVATAIYGFSNAKIVAGPHVYGGMSMPVEMITDEVECGLTGKKSNTVPPSAIMGAADPKAVAEFMKSI
- the surE gene encoding 5'/3'-nucleotidase SurE translates to MKPGRILVTNDDGIGSPGILALAKAMKALGQVWVVAPEKTQNAVGRGMTLHKPLRVRQIRPRWYAVNGTPADCVTLAICKLLETNVPVLVVSGINKGWNLGDDVTNSGTVAGALEGMLHGIPSLAVSLEDCPKASYAMAAHYAVQLAERILKSGLPEGTILNVNVPGSRMEAIAGLQFTSLSQRRYHKPVVEKIDPRGVSYFWIAGERQSWARKKPSDHDAMEKNLVSVTPLHLDLTDYVALNRLKSWVKTFSPKKGTHVSSVRKLTKIKRD
- a CDS encoding DedA family protein encodes the protein MDLVKQLYDWMLSWADSPYGVPALFGLALAESSFFPLPPDVLLIAMTLGSPVNAWWFATVATVGSVLGGALGYGIGWYGGQPVLKKIMGQDRMDLVHQYFQRYEGWAILIAGFTPIPYKIFTIGAGAFYVDFKTFMVASIVSRGGRFFLVAGAIQFFGPWIKDSIEKYFNLFSIVFIVLLILGFWIVKHQGQKLAQKTST